A stretch of Geobacter sp. DNA encodes these proteins:
- a CDS encoding fimbrial protein, producing MRLTINLSTRTYINHGQLNLALSLVFLVLFGILTLNILGISSRAGEASRISGELTAMQKKTAVSSGPAFTEPDYQRLMSHIHFANSVISRKTFNWVTLLDYLESVVPDGVAVTKIEPDPKTKVLKLSGATLSFMRLRQLLENMEQSQHFSEIFLLSQTDAKVGDAQKGISFNITCQVKMQ from the coding sequence ATGCGCCTTACGATCAATCTTTCCACCAGGACCTATATCAACCACGGCCAGTTGAATCTTGCCTTGTCCCTGGTTTTTCTGGTTCTGTTTGGAATTCTCACGCTAAATATCTTGGGGATTTCGAGTAGAGCTGGCGAAGCCAGCCGTATTTCTGGCGAACTGACTGCCATGCAGAAAAAGACTGCTGTCAGCAGTGGTCCTGCTTTCACCGAGCCGGACTACCAACGTTTGATGTCACATATTCACTTTGCCAATTCGGTTATTTCCCGCAAGACTTTCAACTGGGTCACACTGCTTGACTATCTGGAATCGGTTGTGCCTGATGGAGTTGCAGTGACAAAGATAGAGCCTGATCCCAAGACCAAGGTTTTGAAGCTGTCTGGAGCTACGCTTTCATTTATGCGTTTGCGGCAATTGCTGGAGAATATGGAACAGTCGCAGCATTTTTCAGAAATATTCCTTCTTTCCCAGACTGATGCCAAGGTAGGGGATGCTCAAAAGGGCATATCTTTCAATATTACCTGTCAGGTCAAGATGCAATGA
- the pilO gene encoding type 4a pilus biogenesis protein PilO has translation MKRAYSAIKEIIRTRPKVLIFILVLVCADAGLFLYSSLYQIPQLTELQNQWFSRRRNVGSSPADKVTIYQQGKADLDVWRSRIANKKDLARIVGQLYELAATNSVSIAGITYKPEIVKDENLIAYGTGFNVTGKYAAIKSFIADLGHLREMVIVDAIALNNPKMTEERVDLRVGLTIYLRQEGQ, from the coding sequence ATGAAACGAGCATATTCCGCCATAAAGGAAATCATTCGTACCCGGCCGAAAGTCCTGATTTTCATCCTTGTCCTGGTATGTGCCGATGCGGGGCTCTTCCTCTATTCTTCCCTGTATCAGATTCCGCAACTGACAGAGCTTCAGAATCAGTGGTTTTCCCGACGCAGAAACGTTGGGAGCTCACCTGCAGATAAAGTAACCATCTATCAGCAGGGCAAGGCGGATTTGGATGTCTGGCGCTCACGAATCGCTAATAAAAAGGATCTGGCGCGTATTGTCGGGCAGCTCTACGAACTGGCTGCGACCAATTCAGTTTCCATTGCCGGGATTACCTACAAGCCTGAGATCGTGAAGGATGAGAACCTCATTGCCTACGGGACTGGGTTCAACGTGACGGGCAAGTATGCTGCAATCAAGAGTTTTATCGCCGATCTGGGGCATCTTCGCGAAATGGTGATTGTCGACGCCATAGCTCTCAACAATCCCAAGATGACCGAGGAGCGGGTTGACCTGAGGGTCGGACTAACGATTTACCTGCGGCAGGAGGGGCAATGA
- a CDS encoding pilus assembly protein PilM, whose protein sequence is MFARKSLGLEIYPDGIRLALISGSRTKPVVEAFDTAPLHADTIHISLREANILDPGKFVTTVRDTHLRLLTKTVRTSVSLPDAAGRVILLDLDTRFKSRDEAGDIIRWKLKKNFPFDINDAHFDFQQVQERETGEIVVLVSLICRQVLVQYEELLAQAGLEPNHIDFTTFGIYELFADRFSLDNDYGFICYFNGVVSVLLFREGALEFYRTKELSAATFTPNRVYREISSSLLVHQDKHPGVPLGKVYCLTSYDQVEEFKVLVSEATSQEPVLLDVERVLSRSATCSTIDRNALYAMSAACGAALRNL, encoded by the coding sequence ATGTTTGCCCGAAAGTCTCTAGGCCTTGAAATATACCCTGACGGGATCCGGTTGGCACTGATTTCCGGTTCGCGGACAAAGCCAGTAGTCGAGGCCTTTGACACAGCGCCTTTGCATGCCGATACCATTCACATTTCTCTCAGAGAGGCCAATATCCTTGATCCGGGGAAGTTCGTTACAACCGTCCGCGACACGCACCTCAGGCTTCTGACAAAAACGGTCAGGACGTCTGTCTCCCTGCCTGATGCCGCAGGCAGGGTAATTCTGCTCGACCTCGATACCCGTTTCAAGAGTCGTGACGAGGCGGGAGATATTATTCGGTGGAAATTGAAGAAAAATTTCCCCTTTGATATCAACGATGCCCATTTTGACTTTCAGCAGGTACAGGAACGTGAAACCGGAGAGATCGTCGTGCTGGTTTCCCTCATCTGCAGACAGGTTCTTGTACAGTACGAAGAGTTACTTGCTCAGGCAGGACTTGAACCAAATCATATTGATTTTACGACATTCGGTATTTATGAGCTCTTTGCCGACCGGTTTTCCCTGGACAACGACTATGGTTTCATTTGCTATTTCAATGGGGTCGTCAGTGTCCTCCTTTTTCGTGAGGGTGCACTGGAATTTTACCGCACCAAAGAACTGAGCGCTGCGACCTTCACCCCTAACCGGGTTTATCGGGAGATCAGCAGTTCCCTCCTTGTCCATCAGGACAAGCATCCCGGCGTCCCTCTGGGGAAGGTATACTGTCTCACTTCATATGATCAAGTTGAGGAATTCAAAGTTTTGGTGTCTGAAGCAACGTCTCAGGAACCGGTGCTGTTGGATGTGGAACGCGTCCTTTCCCGTTCCGCTACCTGCAGTACGATTGATAGGAATGCGCTTTACGCCATGTCAGCAGCTTGCGGTGCAGCCTTGAGGAACCTCTGA